The genomic region CTTTATCACGAAGTCGGTGAGCAAGTCGACTTGAGGCATTTGAAGCAATGCTTGCGACAAGGTCATCTAAAAATGTATGAACAGCTTCGTCTGTTTTCGTATCTAATTTTCCGATGATGCCAGGCTTATCTTTATCTAAATGACCATAGGTCGTCACCGCGATACTGCCGTAGCCAAAGACGGCCCCAAAGCCGATTGTTTCATCAATTCCGAACAACCCTTCATCAGACTCTACGATCGATTGCAGCGGCTCTGACAGCAGCTTCTTCTCAGCCAACCGGTCTAAATCAATCCCGACAAGCAAGGCATGCTGTATTTCCCGTTTTTCAAGGACGGCTTCCACACTTTCAACGCAGTCTTCCATAAGCAGATCGGCATTATATGGTGCTTGCATGTCATAAACAATATCCGCAATATCCTGCACAGTCACGCCTCTTTCTACTAGCATCGCTTTTGCTGCTCGTTCAATGTCTTTGCTATGCACACGATTTTGTTTTTTCATATAAAAAGACCCTCTCCTCTGAGCATTCTTTTCCCATCGCTCAGCTTTTTTCTTATAGCTTACACACAAATTTCGTTAAAACGCCAATCATTTGCTATACTATACATAATAGCATGACGTAACAGTTATGTTATTAAGATTATCGGTTTTGAATAGGAGGAACCTCTTTTGCAGTATGGCGTCGTACTTTTCCCATCAAAACGCATCCAGGATGAAGCCAATTCCTACAGAAAACGCTACGATCCTAGATATTCCCTTATCCCGCCACACATTACGATTAAGCCTGCTTTTGAACTTGAACAAGTGGACGATTTCAAAAAAATGCTCAAGCAGACCGTAGCCAGTCTTCCTCCGGTGGACATCCAGGTCAAAAAAGTCGGTACATTCAATCCGGTCAACAACGTCATCTATTTCAAAGTAGAAAAAAATGATACACTCCTACAATTGTATGAAGCATTAAAGCCCCATCCTTATCCTTCAGATGATGCGTATGCATTCGTACCGCACATTACAATTGGTCAAGAGCTTTCAAACGACGAATTGTTTGATGTATATGAAAGCTTACGTATGACATCTTTCGATTTTACTGAGAAAATCTACCGGGTCCATTTGTGTTATCAATTAGAGAATGGTTCTTGGTCCGTTGACGAGACATACCCACTTCAAGGAGATGTAAGAGATGAAGATTCAATGGGCCGCAAGTGAATCCGTACGAAACGATTGCTTTCTCATTCGAAAACACGTGTTTATTGAGGAGCAGCAAGTTCCGCAAGATGTGGAAATGGATGAA from Litoribacterium kuwaitense harbors:
- a CDS encoding phosphatidylglycerophosphatase A family protein, with protein sequence MKKQNRVHSKDIERAAKAMLVERGVTVQDIADIVYDMQAPYNADLLMEDCVESVEAVLEKREIQHALLVGIDLDRLAEKKLLSEPLQSIVESDEGLFGIDETIGFGAVFGYGSIAVTTYGHLDKDKPGIIGKLDTKTDEAVHTFLDDLVASIASNASSRLAHRLRDKEEELEAQDIEKKDQEERIS
- a CDS encoding 2'-5' RNA ligase family protein; its protein translation is MQYGVVLFPSKRIQDEANSYRKRYDPRYSLIPPHITIKPAFELEQVDDFKKMLKQTVASLPPVDIQVKKVGTFNPVNNVIYFKVEKNDTLLQLYEALKPHPYPSDDAYAFVPHITIGQELSNDELFDVYESLRMTSFDFTEKIYRVHLCYQLENGSWSVDETYPLQGDVRDEDSMGRK